In Pseudomonas sp. PDNC002, the DNA window CCCCCTGATGACCGAGAACGGTACCTTCATCATCAACGGTACCGAGCGCGTCATCGTTTCCCAGCTGCACCGTTCCCCGGGCGTGTTCTTCGACCACGACCGTGGCAAGACCCACAGCTCCGGCAAGCTGCTGTACTCCGCTCGTATCATTCCTTACCGCGGTTCCTGGCTCGACTTCGAGTTCGATCCGAAGGACTGCGTATTCGTCCGTATCGACCGTCGCCGCAAACTGCCGGCGTCCGTTCTGCTGCGCGCGCTGAACTACAGCACCGAGGAAATCCTCAACGCGTTCTATGACACCAACGTTTACCAGATCAAGGGCGAGAACCTGAACCTGGAGCTGGTGCCGTCGCGTCTGCGTGGCGAGATCGCCAGCTTCGACATCAAGGATGCCAGCGGCAAGGTCATCGTCGAAGCGGGCCGTCGTATCACTGCTCGCCACATCAATCAGCTCGAGAAAGCCGGCATCAGCCAGCTGGAAGTGCCGTTCGACTACCTGATTGGCCGTACCGTGGCCAAGGCCGTCGTGCATCCGGCTACTGGCGAGATCATCGCCGAGTGCAACACCGAGCTGACCGTTGACGCCCTGGCGAAGATCGCCAAGGCCCAGGTAGTTCGCCTGGAGACTCTGTACACCAACGACATCGACTGCGGTCCGTTCATCTCCGACACGCTGAAGATTGACTCCACCAGCAACCAACTGGAAGCGCTGGTCGAGATCTACCGCATGATGCGTCCCGGCGAGCCGCCGACCAAGGAAGCCGCCGAGACACTGTTCGGTAACCTGTTCTTCAGCGCCGAGCGTTACGACCTGTCGGCCGTTGGTCGCATGAAGTTCAACCGCCGTATCGGTCGCAGCGAGATCGAAGGTCCGGGCGTACTGAGCAAGGAAGACATCGTCGAGGTCCTCAAGACCCTGGTTGCCATCCGTAACGGTAAAGGCATCGTCGACGACATCGACCACCTGGGTAACCGTCGCGTCCGTTGTGTCGGCGAGATGGCTGAGAACCAGTTCCGTGTTGGCCTTGTGCGTGTAGAGCGCGCGGTCAAGGAACGCCTGTCGATGGCTGAAAGCGAAGGCCTGATGCCGCAGGACCTGATCAACGCCAAGCCGGTGGCTGCCGCGATCAAGGAGTTCTTCGGTTCCAGCCAGCTGTCGCAGTTCATGGACCAGAACAACCCGCTCTCCGAGATCACCCACAAGCGCCGTGTCTCCGCACTCGGCCCAGGTGGTCTGACCCGTGAGCGCGCGGGCTTCGAGGTTCGTGACGTACACCCGACCCACTACGGCCGCGTGTGCCCGATCGAAACGCCTGAAGGTCCGAACATCGGTCTGATCAACTCCCTGGCCACCTACGCCCGCACCAACAAGTACGGCTTCCTGGAAAGCCCGTACCGCGTGGTGAAGGAAGGTCTGGTTAGCGACGATATCGTCTTCCTGTCCGCGATCGAAGAAGCTGACCATGTCATCGCTCAGGCGTCCGCGACCCTGAACGAAAAGGGCCAGCTGATCGACGAACTGGTAGCCGTCCGTCACCTGAACGAATTCACCGTGAAGGCGCCGGAAGACGTCACCCTCATGGACGTTTCGCCGAAGCAGGTCGTTTCCGTCGCTGCCTCGCTGATTCCGTTCCTCGAGCACGACGACGCCAACCGTGCACTCATGGGTTCGAACATGCAGCGTCAGGCTGTACCGACCCTGCGCGCCGACAAGCCGCTGGTAGGTACCGGCATGGAGCGCAACGTCGCCCGTGACTCCGGTGTCTGCGTGGTTGCTCGCCGTGGCGGTGTGATCGACTCCGTCGACGCCAGCCGTATCGTGGTGCGTGTGAATGACGACGAAGTCGAGACTGGCGAAGCCGGCGTCGACATCTACAACCTGACCAAGTACACCCGTTCCAACCAGAACACCTGCATCAACCAGCGTCCGCTGGTGCAGAAGGGTGACAAGGTCTCGCGCAGCGACATCCTGGCCGACGGTCCGTCCACCGACATGGGTGAGCTGGCTCTGGGTCAGAACATGCGCGTAGCGTTCATGCCCTGGAACGGCTTCAACTTCGAAGACTCCATCTGCCTGTCCGAGCGCGTGGTCCAGGAAGATCGTTTCACCACGATCCACATCCAGGAACTGACCTGCGTTGCTCGTGACACCAAGCTCGGCCCAGAAGAAATCACCGCGGACATCCCGAACGTGGGTGAGGCTGCGCTGAACAAGCTGGACGAAGCAGGCATCGTCTACGTCGGCGCCGAAGTACAGGCCGGCGACATCCTGGTCGGCAAGGTCACCCCGAAAGGCGAGACCCAGCTGACTCCGGAAGAGAAGCTGCTGCGCGCGATCTTCGGTGAGAAGGCGTCCGACGTGAAGGACACCTCCCTGCGTGTGCCGACCGGTACCAAGGGCACCGTCATCGACGTACAGGTCTTCACCCGCGACGGCGTGGAGCGCGACAGCCGCGCCCTGTCCATCGAGAAGATGCAGCTGGACGAGATCCGCAAGGACCTGAACGAAGAGTTCCGCATCGTCGAAGGCGCCACCTTCGAGCGTCTGCGTTCCGCTCTGGTTGGCTCCAAGGCCGACGGCGGTCCTGCCCTGAAGAAAGGCGCAGAGATTACCGACGAGTACCTGGACGGCCTCGAGCGCGGCCAGTGGTTCAAGCTGCGCATGGCGGAAGATGCTCTGAACGAGCAGCTGGAGAAGGCCCAGGCCTACATCAGCGACCGTCGTCAGATGCTGGACGACAAGTTCGAAGACAAGAAGCGCAAGCTGCAGCAGGGCGACGACCTGGCTCCGGGCGTGCTGAAGATCGTCAAGGTCTACCTGGCCATCAAGCGTCGCATCCAGCCGGGCGACAAGATGGCCGGCCGCCACGGTAACAAGGGTGTGGTCTCCGTGATCATGCCGGTCGAAGACATGCCGCACGATGCCAACGGTACTCCGGTTGACATCGTCCTGAACCCGCTGGGCGTACCGTCGCGCATGAACGTCGGTCAGATCCTCGAAACCCACCTGGGCCTCGCGGCCAAGGGCTTGGGCGAGAAGATCAACCGCATGCTCGAAGAGCAGCGCAAGATCGCCGAGCTGCGTGGCTTCCTGAACGAGATCTACAACGAGATCGGTGGTCGCCAGGAGAGCCTGGACGAGCTGAACGATAACGAGATCATCGCTCTGGCCAACAACCTCAAGGGCGGCGTGCCCATGGCGACCCCGGTGTTCGACGGTGCCAAGGAGCGCGAGATCAAGGCCATGCTGAAGCTGGCCGATCTGCCTGAGAGCGGTCAGATGCGTCTGTATGACGGCCGCACCGGTAACCAGTTCGAGCGTACGACCACTGTTGGTTACATGTACATGCTCAAGCTGAACCACCTGGTCGATGACAAGATGCACGCACGTTCCACCGGCTCCTACAGCCTGGTTACCCAGCAGCCGCTGGGTGGTAAGGCGCAGTTCGGTGGCCAGCGTTTCGGGGAGATGGAGGTCTGGGCGCTGGAAGCCTACGGTGCCGCCTACACCCTGCAGGAAATGCTGACCGTGAAGTCGGACGACGTGAACGGCCGTACCAAGATGTACAAAAACATCGTGGACGGGGATCACCGCATGGAGGCCGGCATGCCCGAGTCCTTCAACGTGTTGATCAAAGAGATCCGCTCGCTCGGCATCGATATCGAACTGGAAACCGAATAACACGTGACGTCAAACGGTGCGGCTGGTCAAGGCCGGTCGCACCGAGTCCGTGAGGAGGAAAGGCCTTGAAAGACTTGCTTAATCTGTTGAAAAACCAGGGTCAGATCGAAGAGTTCGATGCCATCCGTATTGGTCTGGCCTCGCCCGAGATGATCCGTTCCTGGTCCTTCGGTGAAGTCAAGAAGCCGGAGACCATCAACTACCGTACCTTCAAGCCGGAGCGCGATGGCCTGTTCTGCGCCAAGATCTTCGGCCCGGTGAAGGACTACGAGTGCCTGTGCGGTAAGTACAAGCGCCTGAAACACCGTGGTGTGATCTGCGAGAAGTGCGGCGTGGAAGTCGCGCTGGCCAAGGTGCGCCGTGAGCGCATGGGCCACATCGAACTGGCCTCGCCGGTCGCCCACATCTGGTTCCTGAAGTCCCTGCCGTCCCGTATCGGCCTGCTGCTGGACATGACCCTGCGTGACATCGAGCGCGTGCTCTATTTCGAGAGCTACGTAGTGATCGATCCGGGCATGACCACCCTCGAGAAGGGTCAGCTGTTGAATGACGAGCAGTACTTCGAAGCCCTCGAAGAGTTCGGCGATGACTTCGACGCCCGCATGGGTGCGGAAGCCGTTCGCGAGCTGCTCAATGCTATCGACCTGGAGCACGAGATTGGCCGCCTGCGTGAAGAGATTCCGCAGACCAACTCGGAAACCAAGATCAAGAAGCTGTCCAAGCGCCTGAAGCTGATGGAAGCCTTCCAGGGCTCCGGCAACCATCCCGAGTGGATGGTGCTGACCGTCCTGCCGGTGCTGCCGCCGGACCTGCGTCCGCTGGTTCCGCTGGATGGCGGCCGCTTCGCGACTTCGGATCTGAACGATCTGTATCGCCGCGTGATCAACCGTAACAACCGTCTGAAGCGCCTTCTCGACCTGGCTGCTCCGGACATCATCGTGCGCAACGAAAAGCGCATGCTGCAGGAAGCCGTCGACGCCCTGCTGGACAACGGCCGTCGCGGTCGTGCCATCACCGGCTCGAACAAGCGCCCGCTGAAGTCCCTGGCCGACATGATCAAGGGCAAGCAAGGTCGCTTCCGTCAGAACCTGCTCGGCAAGCGCGTGGACTACTCGGGCCGTTCGGTAATTACCGTAGGTCCGACCCTGCGTCTGCACCAGTGCGGTCTGCCGAAGAAAATGGCCCTGGAGCTGTTCAAGCCGTTCATCTTCGGCAAGCTGGAAGGTCGTGGCATGGCCACCACCATCAAGGCCGCCAAGAAGATGGTCGAGCGCGAGCTGCCGGAAGTGTGGGACGTTCTCGCTGAAGTCATCCGCGAACACCCCGTACTGCTGAACCGTGCGCCAACCCTGCACCGTCTGGGCATCCAGGCGTTCGAACCGGTACTGATCGAAGGTAAAGCCATCCAGCTGCACCCGCTGGTCTGCGCCGCGTACAACGCCGACTTCGACGGTGACCAGATGGCCGTACACGTCCCGCTGACCCTCGAGGCTCAGCTGGAAGCGCGCGCGCTGATGATGTCGACCAACAACATTCTGTCGCCTGCCAACGGCGAGCCGATCATCGTTCCGTCGCAGGACGTGGTAATGGGTCTGTACTACATGACCCGTGAAGCGATCAACGCGAAGGGCGAGGGCATGGCTTTCGCTGACCTGCAGGAAGTTGACCGTGCCTACCGTAGCGGCCAGGTGTCCCTGCACGCCCGCGTGAAAGTGCGTATCAACGAGAAGGTCAAGAACGAAGACGGCACCCTGACCGCGAACACCCGTATTGTCGACTCCACTGTCGGCCGTGCGCTGCTGTTCCAGGTTGTCCCGGCCGGCCTGCCTTTCGACGTGGTCAACCAGTCGATGAAGAAGAAGGCGATCTCCAAGCTGATCAACCACTGCTACCGCGTGGTAGGTCTGAAGGACACCGTCATCTTCGCTGACCAGCTGATGTACACCGGCTTCGCCTACTCGACCATCTCCGGTGTGTCGATCGGCGTGAACGACTTCGTCATCCCGGACGAGAAGGCTCGCATCATCGATGCCGCCACCGAGGAAGTGAAGGAGATCGAGAGCCAGTACGCCTCCGGCCTGGTAACCCAGGGCGAGAAGTACAACAAGGTGATCGACCTCTGGTCGAAGGCGAACGACGAAGTGTCCAAGGCGATGATGGCCAACCTCTCGAAAGAGAAGGTGACCGATCGCGAAGGCAAGCAAGTCGATCAGGAGTCCTTCAACTCCATGTACATGATGGCGGACTCCGGTGCGCGGGGCTCCGCGGCCCAGATCCGTCAGCTGGCCGGTATGCGTGGCCTGATGGCCAAGCCGGACGGCTCCATCATCGAAACTCCGATCACCGCGAACTTCCGTGAAGGCCTGAACGTACTCCAGTACTTCATCTCCACTCACGGTGCTCGTAAAGGTCTGGCGGATACCGCACTGAAGACAGCGAACTCCGGTTACCTGACCCGTCGTCTCGTCGATGTGGCCCAGGATCTGGTAGTGACCGAGATCGATTGCGGCACCGAGCATGGCCTGGTGATGTCTCCGCACATCGAAGGCGGCGACGTGGTCGAACCGCTGGGCGAGCGCGTGCTCGGCCGCGTGATCGCTCGCGACGTGTTCAAGCCGGGTGGCGATGACGTCATCGTGCCGGCCGGCACCCTGATCGACGAGAAATGGGTCGATTTCCTCGAGCAAATGAGCGTCGACGAAGTTGTCGTTCGTTCGCCGATCACCTGCGAAACCCGTCATGGTATCTGCGCCATGTGCTACGGCCGCGATCTGGCCCGTGGTCACCGCGTGAACATCGGTGAAGCTGTGGGCGTTATCGCTGCCCAGTCGATCGGTGAGCCGGGTACCCAGCTGACCATGCGTACCTTCCACATCGGTGGTGCGGCCAGCCGTACTTCCGCCGTGGACAACGTACAGGTCAAGAACGGCGGCACCATCCGCCTGCACAACCTGAAGCACGTAGAGCGTGCCGACGGCGCCCTGGTAGCGGTTTCCCGCTCCGGTGAGCTGGCGGTGGCCGACGACTTCGGTCGTGAGCGCGAGCGCTACAAGCTGCCGTACGGTGCGGTGATTTCCGTGAAGGAAGGTGACAAGGTCGACCCGGGCGCAATCGTCGCCAAGTGGGACCCGCACACCCACCCGATCGTCACCGAGATGGACGGCACCGTGGCCTTCGTGGGCATGGAAGAGGGCATCACCATCAAGCGCCAGACCGACGAACTGACCGGTCTGACCAACATCGAAGTGATGGATCCGAAGGATCGTCCGGCTGCCGGCAAGGACATCCGTCCGGCTGTGAAGCTGATCGACGCCGCAGGCAAGGATCTGCTGCTGCCGGGTACCGACGTACCGGCTCAGTACTTCCTGCCGGCGAACGCCCTGGTGAACCTCAGCGATGGCGCGAAAGTGCGTATCGGTGACGTTATCGCGCGTATCCCGCAGGAAACCTCGAAGACCCGTGACATCACCGGTGGTCTGCCGCGCGTTGCCGACCTGTTCGAAGCTCGTCGTCCGAAAGAGCCTTCGATCCTGGCGGAAATCAGCGGCACCATCTCCTTCGGCAAGGAAACCAAGGGCAAGCGCCGCCTGGTCATCACTCCCACCGACGGTAGCGATCCGTACGAGGAGCTGATTCCGAAGTGGCGTCACCTGAACGTGTTCGAAGGTGAACAGGTAAGCCGTGGTGAAGTGATCTCCGACGGCCCGAGCAACCCGCACGACATTCTGCGTCTGCTGGGTGTTAGCTCGCTGGCCAAGTACATCGTCAACGAGATCCAGGACGTTTACCGTCTGCAGGGCGTGAAGATCAACGACAAGCACATCGAGACCATCCTGCGTCAGATGCTGCGCAAGGTCGAAGTGGCCGAGTCGGGCGATTCGTCCTTCATCAAGGGCGACCAGGTCGAACTGGTCCACGTGCTGGAAGAGAACGAAGTACTGGGTACCCAGGACAAGTTCCCGGCCAAGTACGAGCGCGTGCTGCTTGGTATCACCAAGGCCTCGCTGTCCACCGAGTCGTTCATCTCGGCGGCATCCTTCCAGGAGACCACCCGCGTCCTCACCGAGGCGGCGGTTACCGGCAAGCGCGACTTCCTGCGCGGCCTGAAGGAGAACGTGGTCGTGGGTCGTCTGATCCCGGCGGGTACCGGCCTGGCTTACCACAGCGAGCGCAAGCGTCAGCGCGAACTCGGCAAACCGCAGCGCGTGAGCGCGAGCGAGGCCGAAGCAGCACTGGCCGAAGCGCTCAACCTGAGCGGTAACTAAGCCTCAAACGAAGCCCCGGTTGTCTTGACAACCGGGGCTTCGTCTTGACTGGATTCCGGAAGCTCTTTAGTATCTTGTACCCCGAAAATTGGCAGGGCGCATGCTCTGCCCATTTTCGTTTTTAAGTGTCGTAAGACAATCAGTGGAGCTATAGATGGCAACTATCAACCAGCTGGTGCGCAAACCGCGCAAGCGCCTGGTCGACAAGAGCGGCGTTCCTGCCCTGCAGAACTGCCCTCAGCGTCGCGGCGTATGCACCCGCGTATACACCACCACCCCGAAGAAGCCGAACTCCGCACTGCGTAAAGTGTGCCGTGTTCGTCTGACCAACGGTTTCGAGGTTTCCTCGTACATCGGCGGTGAAGGCCACAACCTGCAAGAGCACAGCGTAGTGCTGATCCGCGGCGGTCGTGTAAAAGACCTTCCGGGTGTTCGCTACCACACCGTGCGCGGTTCGCTGGACACCTCCGGTGTCAAAGACCGTAAGCAGGGTCGTTCGAAGTACGGCGCGAAGCGTCCGAAGTAATTTTGTTTTCCTATTTGCTGAGTCGATAAGAGTAAGGTCGGGCATCGAGTCCCGGGCTACCTGAAGACCGTTTGAGGGCTTATCAATGCCAAGACGTCGTGTAGCGGCCAAACGTGAGATCCTGGCCGATCCGAAATACGGAAGCCAGATTCTGGCCAAGTTCATGAACCACGTGATGGAAAGCGGCAAAAAAGCCGTTGCCGAGCGTATCGTTTACGGTGCTCTGGACAAGGTCAAAGAGCGCGGTAAAGGCGACCCCCTGGAAATCTTCGAAAAAGCACTCGACGCCATCGCTCCGCTGGTCGAAGTGAAGTCCCGCCGTGTCGGCGGTGCTACCTACCAGGTTCCGGTCGAAGTACGTCCGTCCCGTCGTAATGCTCTGGCCATGCGTTGGCTGGTGGACTTCGCCCGCAAGCGTGGCGAGAAGTCCATGGCTCTGCGCCTGGCTGGCGAGCTGCTGGATGCCGCTGAAGGCAAAGGCGCTGCCGTCAAGAAGCGTGAAGACGTGCACCGTATGGCCGAGGCCAACAAAGCGTTCTCGCACTACCGCTTCTAATTACGGCATCAACACTTCTGCGAGGGCTTTATGGCTCGTAACACAGCAATCAACCGCTACCGGAACATTGGTATCTGTGCCCACGTTGACGCGGGCAAGACCACCACTACCGAGCGGATCCTGTTCTACACAGGTCTCAGCCACAAGATGGGTGAGGTGCACGACGGCGCTGCTACCACCGACTGGATGGTGCAGGAGCAGGAGCGTGGTATCACCATCACCTCCGCTGCGATCACGACCTTCTGGGAAGGTTCGCGCGGCCAGTACGACAAGTACCGCGTAAACGTCATCGACACCCCCGGCCACGTAGACTTCACCATTGAAGTTGAGCGCTCCCTGCGCGTACTGGACGGCGCCGTCGTTGTGTTCTGCGGCACCTCCGGCGTTGAGCCGCAGTCCGAGACCGTATGGCGTCAAGCCAACAAGTACGGCGTTCCGCGTATCGTTTACGTGAACAAGATGGACCGCGCCGGCGCCAACTTCCTGCGCGTCGTCGGTCAGATCAAGAACCGCCTGGGTCACACCCCGGTTCCGGTTCAGCTGGCCATCGGTGCAGAAGATGACTTCCAGGGTCAGGTTGACCTGCTGAAAATGAAGGCCATCTACTGGAACGAAGACGACAAAGGCACCTCCTATCGCGAGGAAGAAATTCCTGCCGATATGGTTGAGCTGGCCACCGAGTGGCGCAACAACATGGTCGAGGCTGCTGCCGAAGCCAACGAAGAGCTGATGAACAAGTACCTGGAAGAGGGCGAGCTGTCGATCGAAGAGATCAAGGCTGGCCTGCGTCTGCGTACCATCGCTTGCGAAATCGTACCGGCTGTCTGTGGCTCCTCGTTCAAGAACAAGGGCGTGCCCCTGGTTCTCGATGCCGTCATCGACTTCCTGCCTGCTCCGACCGAGATCCCTGCGATCCAGGGTATCCACCCGGATCACATTGACGACGGCGACGACGCTCCGAAAGACGAGCGTCCGGCTGACGACAATGCACCGTTCTCGGCTCTGGCATTCAAGATCGCCACTGACCCGTTCGTAGGTACTCTGACCTTCGTTCGCGTCTACTCGGGCGTTCTGGAGTCCGGTAACTCGGTTATCAACTCCGTGAAAGGCAAGAAAGAGCGCGTTGGTCGTATGGTGCAGATGCACGCCAACCAGCGTGACGAGATCAAAGAAGTACGCGCTGGCGACATCGCTGCTCTGATCGGCATGAAGGACGTCACCACCGGTGACACCCTGTGCGACATCGAGAAGCCGATCATCCTCGAGCGTATGGACTTCCCGGAGCCTGTGATCTCGGTAGCTGTTGAGCCGAAGACCAAGGCTGACCAGGAGAAGATGGGCATTGCCCTCGGCAAGCTGGCTCAGGAAGACCCGTCGTTCCGCGTCAAGACCGACGAAGAAACCGGCCAGACCATCATCTCCGGTATGGGTGAGCTGCACCTGGACATCCTCGTCGACCGCATGAAGCGTGAATTCGGCGTTGAGGCGAACATCGGCAAGCCGCAGGTTTCGTACCGCGAAACCATCTCGAAGGACAACATCGAGATCGAAGGCAAGTTCGTTCGTCAGTCTGGTGGTCGTGGTCAGTTCGGTCACTGCTGGATTCGCTTCTCGACTCCGGACGTGGACGACAAGGGCAACATCACTGAAGGCCTGGTCTTCACCAACGAAGTCGTGGGCGGTGTGGTTCCGAAGGAATACATCCCGGCCATCCAGAAGGGCATCGAAGAGCAGATGAAGAACGGCGTTGTTGCCGGCTATCCGCTGATCGGCCTGAAGGCTACCGTCTTCGATGGTTCCTACCACGACGTCGACTCCAACGAGATGGCGTTCAAGATCGCTGCTTCCATGGCGACCAAGCAGCTGGCCCAGAAGGGCGGCGGCAAGGTGCTTGAGCCGATCATGAAGGTGGAAGTGGTGACTCCTGAGGACTACATGGGTGACGTGATGGGTGACCTGAACCGTCGTCGTGGTCTGATTCAGGGGATGGAAGACTCGGTTTCCGGTAAGGTTATCCGTGCCGAGGTTCCGCTGGGCGAGATGTTCGGTTACGCAACCGACGTGCGTTCCATGTCCCAGGGTCGCGCTAGCTACTCCATGGAATTCTCCAAGTACGCTGAAGCTCCGGCGAACGTCGTCGAAGCTCTGGCTAAAAAACAAGCTTGATTCAGCTCTTTTAGTAGAGGTTACTCTCGTGGCTAAAGAAAAATTTGAACGTAACAAACCGCACGTCAACGTCGGCACCATCGGTCACGTTGACCACGGCAAAACCACTCTGACCGCTGCTCTGACCAAGGTCTGCTCCGAGACCTGGGGCGGTTCCGCTCGCGCTTTCGACCAGATCGACAACGCGCCGGAAGAGAAGGCTCGTGGTATCACCATCAACACCTCTCACGTTGAATACGACTCGCCGGTACGCCACTACGCTCACGTAGACTGCCCGGGTCACGCCGACTACGTGAAGAACATGATCACCGGTGCTGCCCAGATGGACGGCGCGATCCTGGTTTGCTCGGCTGCTGACGGCCCCATGCCGCAGACTCGCGAGCACATCCTGCTGTCCCGTCAGGTAGGCGTTCCCTACATTGTCGTGTTCCTGAACAAGGCCGACAT includes these proteins:
- the rpoB gene encoding DNA-directed RNA polymerase subunit beta, which produces MAYSYTEKKRIRKDFSKLPDVMDVPYLLAIQLDSYREFLQAGASKDQVRDIGLHAAFKSVFPIISYSGNAALEYVGYRLGEPAFDVKECVLRGVTFAVPLRVKVRLIIFDKESSNKAIKDIKEQEVYMGEIPLMTENGTFIINGTERVIVSQLHRSPGVFFDHDRGKTHSSGKLLYSARIIPYRGSWLDFEFDPKDCVFVRIDRRRKLPASVLLRALNYSTEEILNAFYDTNVYQIKGENLNLELVPSRLRGEIASFDIKDASGKVIVEAGRRITARHINQLEKAGISQLEVPFDYLIGRTVAKAVVHPATGEIIAECNTELTVDALAKIAKAQVVRLETLYTNDIDCGPFISDTLKIDSTSNQLEALVEIYRMMRPGEPPTKEAAETLFGNLFFSAERYDLSAVGRMKFNRRIGRSEIEGPGVLSKEDIVEVLKTLVAIRNGKGIVDDIDHLGNRRVRCVGEMAENQFRVGLVRVERAVKERLSMAESEGLMPQDLINAKPVAAAIKEFFGSSQLSQFMDQNNPLSEITHKRRVSALGPGGLTRERAGFEVRDVHPTHYGRVCPIETPEGPNIGLINSLATYARTNKYGFLESPYRVVKEGLVSDDIVFLSAIEEADHVIAQASATLNEKGQLIDELVAVRHLNEFTVKAPEDVTLMDVSPKQVVSVAASLIPFLEHDDANRALMGSNMQRQAVPTLRADKPLVGTGMERNVARDSGVCVVARRGGVIDSVDASRIVVRVNDDEVETGEAGVDIYNLTKYTRSNQNTCINQRPLVQKGDKVSRSDILADGPSTDMGELALGQNMRVAFMPWNGFNFEDSICLSERVVQEDRFTTIHIQELTCVARDTKLGPEEITADIPNVGEAALNKLDEAGIVYVGAEVQAGDILVGKVTPKGETQLTPEEKLLRAIFGEKASDVKDTSLRVPTGTKGTVIDVQVFTRDGVERDSRALSIEKMQLDEIRKDLNEEFRIVEGATFERLRSALVGSKADGGPALKKGAEITDEYLDGLERGQWFKLRMAEDALNEQLEKAQAYISDRRQMLDDKFEDKKRKLQQGDDLAPGVLKIVKVYLAIKRRIQPGDKMAGRHGNKGVVSVIMPVEDMPHDANGTPVDIVLNPLGVPSRMNVGQILETHLGLAAKGLGEKINRMLEEQRKIAELRGFLNEIYNEIGGRQESLDELNDNEIIALANNLKGGVPMATPVFDGAKEREIKAMLKLADLPESGQMRLYDGRTGNQFERTTTVGYMYMLKLNHLVDDKMHARSTGSYSLVTQQPLGGKAQFGGQRFGEMEVWALEAYGAAYTLQEMLTVKSDDVNGRTKMYKNIVDGDHRMEAGMPESFNVLIKEIRSLGIDIELETE
- the rpoC gene encoding DNA-directed RNA polymerase subunit beta', producing MKDLLNLLKNQGQIEEFDAIRIGLASPEMIRSWSFGEVKKPETINYRTFKPERDGLFCAKIFGPVKDYECLCGKYKRLKHRGVICEKCGVEVALAKVRRERMGHIELASPVAHIWFLKSLPSRIGLLLDMTLRDIERVLYFESYVVIDPGMTTLEKGQLLNDEQYFEALEEFGDDFDARMGAEAVRELLNAIDLEHEIGRLREEIPQTNSETKIKKLSKRLKLMEAFQGSGNHPEWMVLTVLPVLPPDLRPLVPLDGGRFATSDLNDLYRRVINRNNRLKRLLDLAAPDIIVRNEKRMLQEAVDALLDNGRRGRAITGSNKRPLKSLADMIKGKQGRFRQNLLGKRVDYSGRSVITVGPTLRLHQCGLPKKMALELFKPFIFGKLEGRGMATTIKAAKKMVERELPEVWDVLAEVIREHPVLLNRAPTLHRLGIQAFEPVLIEGKAIQLHPLVCAAYNADFDGDQMAVHVPLTLEAQLEARALMMSTNNILSPANGEPIIVPSQDVVMGLYYMTREAINAKGEGMAFADLQEVDRAYRSGQVSLHARVKVRINEKVKNEDGTLTANTRIVDSTVGRALLFQVVPAGLPFDVVNQSMKKKAISKLINHCYRVVGLKDTVIFADQLMYTGFAYSTISGVSIGVNDFVIPDEKARIIDAATEEVKEIESQYASGLVTQGEKYNKVIDLWSKANDEVSKAMMANLSKEKVTDREGKQVDQESFNSMYMMADSGARGSAAQIRQLAGMRGLMAKPDGSIIETPITANFREGLNVLQYFISTHGARKGLADTALKTANSGYLTRRLVDVAQDLVVTEIDCGTEHGLVMSPHIEGGDVVEPLGERVLGRVIARDVFKPGGDDVIVPAGTLIDEKWVDFLEQMSVDEVVVRSPITCETRHGICAMCYGRDLARGHRVNIGEAVGVIAAQSIGEPGTQLTMRTFHIGGAASRTSAVDNVQVKNGGTIRLHNLKHVERADGALVAVSRSGELAVADDFGRERERYKLPYGAVISVKEGDKVDPGAIVAKWDPHTHPIVTEMDGTVAFVGMEEGITIKRQTDELTGLTNIEVMDPKDRPAAGKDIRPAVKLIDAAGKDLLLPGTDVPAQYFLPANALVNLSDGAKVRIGDVIARIPQETSKTRDITGGLPRVADLFEARRPKEPSILAEISGTISFGKETKGKRRLVITPTDGSDPYEELIPKWRHLNVFEGEQVSRGEVISDGPSNPHDILRLLGVSSLAKYIVNEIQDVYRLQGVKINDKHIETILRQMLRKVEVAESGDSSFIKGDQVELVHVLEENEVLGTQDKFPAKYERVLLGITKASLSTESFISAASFQETTRVLTEAAVTGKRDFLRGLKENVVVGRLIPAGTGLAYHSERKRQRELGKPQRVSASEAEAALAEALNLSGN
- the rpsL gene encoding 30S ribosomal protein S12, which gives rise to MATINQLVRKPRKRLVDKSGVPALQNCPQRRGVCTRVYTTTPKKPNSALRKVCRVRLTNGFEVSSYIGGEGHNLQEHSVVLIRGGRVKDLPGVRYHTVRGSLDTSGVKDRKQGRSKYGAKRPK
- the rpsG gene encoding 30S ribosomal protein S7, translated to MPRRRVAAKREILADPKYGSQILAKFMNHVMESGKKAVAERIVYGALDKVKERGKGDPLEIFEKALDAIAPLVEVKSRRVGGATYQVPVEVRPSRRNALAMRWLVDFARKRGEKSMALRLAGELLDAAEGKGAAVKKREDVHRMAEANKAFSHYRF
- the fusA gene encoding elongation factor G, which codes for MARNTAINRYRNIGICAHVDAGKTTTTERILFYTGLSHKMGEVHDGAATTDWMVQEQERGITITSAAITTFWEGSRGQYDKYRVNVIDTPGHVDFTIEVERSLRVLDGAVVVFCGTSGVEPQSETVWRQANKYGVPRIVYVNKMDRAGANFLRVVGQIKNRLGHTPVPVQLAIGAEDDFQGQVDLLKMKAIYWNEDDKGTSYREEEIPADMVELATEWRNNMVEAAAEANEELMNKYLEEGELSIEEIKAGLRLRTIACEIVPAVCGSSFKNKGVPLVLDAVIDFLPAPTEIPAIQGIHPDHIDDGDDAPKDERPADDNAPFSALAFKIATDPFVGTLTFVRVYSGVLESGNSVINSVKGKKERVGRMVQMHANQRDEIKEVRAGDIAALIGMKDVTTGDTLCDIEKPIILERMDFPEPVISVAVEPKTKADQEKMGIALGKLAQEDPSFRVKTDEETGQTIISGMGELHLDILVDRMKREFGVEANIGKPQVSYRETISKDNIEIEGKFVRQSGGRGQFGHCWIRFSTPDVDDKGNITEGLVFTNEVVGGVVPKEYIPAIQKGIEEQMKNGVVAGYPLIGLKATVFDGSYHDVDSNEMAFKIAASMATKQLAQKGGGKVLEPIMKVEVVTPEDYMGDVMGDLNRRRGLIQGMEDSVSGKVIRAEVPLGEMFGYATDVRSMSQGRASYSMEFSKYAEAPANVVEALAKKQA